DNA sequence from the Rhodospirillales bacterium genome:
ATCCCAGCTGCATACTTTCATTCTGGCGTGAAGATAGTCGCCAAATAAAAAATCCATATCGGGGTTGAGTTGGATAGCTTTTTCGTAGTGAGTGATGGCTTCGTCATAGCGTTTGAGATCGACGAACGCATGTCCTTTGTTGCACCAAGCATCGGCCAAATCGGTATTCAGTTGAATGGCTCTGTCGTAATGAGCGAACGCCTCGTCGTATCGTTTGAGTTTTATTAAACTGTTGCCCTTGTTGGACCACGCTTCGGCCAAATCAGGCTTGAGTTGAATGGTTTTGTCTTGATGAGAAAGCGCTTCGTCATAGCGCCTGAGCTCATATAAGGCGTTGCCTTTGTTGAACCAGGCCTCGGTAAAATTGGGATTGAGTTGAATGGCCTTGTCGTAGCAAGCCAAGGCTTCGTGATAATAAGACAGTCCGTTTTTGGCTAATGCCAAGTTCAGCCACGCATTGCTGC
Encoded proteins:
- a CDS encoding tetratricopeptide repeat protein; amino-acid sequence: MDNFEKAKILFYEGLACLEQKSFVEAERKFSESSELAPGRPPTLTNLAAAQVKLKKYKDAEKSASAALSTGGQNSSNAWLNLALAKNGLSYYHEALACYDKAIQLNPNFTEAWFNKGNALYELRRYDEALSHQDKTIQLKPDLAEAWSNKGNSLIKLKRYDEAFAHYDRAIQLNTDLADAWCNKGHAFVDLKRYDEAITHYEKAIQLNPDMDFLFGDYLHARMKVCSWD